TAAGTTAAAGGAAAGAGAAACCTTTTTGCTTTAACAAACATCAGAGAAAAGAATTATTGGGTACAAAAAGTAAGAACATATGGGAATAATAGTAGCAATACACATGTTATAGCTTGATCACATATAAAAGATACCAGAACATTATTGTGGGCAGGTCAGAATCAGATCAAACAAACACATTACAATTTGGATTTATTACGAAATAGTGTTGTGTCAAAGACTTTGAGAAAAAATCTTGTTCTTGGTATAGATAGCTTGGACTGCAATATTGTGCCAATGGTATAAATTAGCTTCTTCTTCACTTCTGAATTTATGCCACCCATTGAAATTATCTCAGCATATGCTGCTGGTTCTTTGTTACACTCGAACGATATTGGCACTGACCCCTTCAATAGGACCATCACAAACTGCATTCACAATACAACTTTGAAGTCAGAATATATATTACATCTGATCTCACAGAATTGaagaataatttaattttatgttttggtCTAACTCTTCTCATGATCTGTTTACGTACAATGAAAGATAAAAGAATCCCAATTTACTACATTTCAAACGAATAATAGTACTGTGGGGTAAACTTGACAGGTAGCAATCCATGGTTGGTGCCGTGTCTTCAGGATCGAAGAATCAAAATTGAAGTGAGATGCTTACTCCACCATCCTCATCCTCCGTTCGATCCCTTTCACACGTGACAAGGAACAGATATGATTCATTGAACTGAACTTTCATATTTTTGTGAGTAACATGTATCCCATATCCAATAGTGATGAGACTAATTTATTGCTTCAATGTTACCAGTGTATtaagagactgttcaatgaattatttttattaGTAAAAGTTGAAAATCAAACCACACATCTTACTTGAGAAACGAAGTATACTGAAACACTACTTTATAATTATACTTGACTTTCATATCTTAATTCAACTAtgacaatattttttttcttatttatgtttttctttCCTTATATTCTATCTTCTTgctttttctccttttattttatcttctaaACCAAACAACTAATAAGTGAGATTCCTAGCCAGTCACATTGGATTATTTTATTCTAGCTAGAAATATGATTTCAGTCAGCAGCCTTTGATTTCCGGAACCACTACTTCTTCTAACCACATCTACCATACATAcacctttattttttaattaatgtccGTTCACCTTTCACCTCTAACAACTTTAGAACGTCTCCGATGCAAAGTTGTTAATTGAGTTACTTAAATACTATTTTGGTAGGTTCAAATTGTCATATaagatttaagcaacccaaatAAAATTCGCTCAAACCActtgcttattttacttttgtttgggTCTCGCTAtaccttatatatttatattatttcaaggtcATTACACTATTCAAGttcatgaataaaaaaaaatgtataattttttaatcagaaagtaagaaaaaagagaataaataactGTTGGTTAAATAAGCTAGCAACCCTTGCCTAAATTTAAGCAACCGttacttaaatttaagcaaTCAGACTGTCATGTTAAGTTGCTCTAATGATGCTCTAAAATAAACAATGTTAATTGCTCCAACTAGTTTAAGCAACCCCTATTAGAGATGCTATTAGAGAgatataaataaagaaaaagaaatgtgtgatttgatatatgatatgatagaaacactagaaagaaacagaaaaataaagtcCAAATGAATTATAACACAAGTGTTTTAGACCATTTGGGGGTACACCATAATGTGAAACAGCTATATAATATTGCACCTACCTTTACGTCATCACACCATGGTCCCAACCCACTCTTCTTTACCCAATTTGgataagtttattttattttcaaaagaaTTTTATAATCACAATATGTTTTAAAAACCGCTATTGACTGAAGTTTCCTTACTGAAAAGTAAGCTAATTCGAACAAGTCCTTTTCAAGCCAAATTGCATGAGCAACTATCAATAATTAATGTCtgtgaacaaaaaaaattccagacGCCATGATTAAACTAAACAAGAGTAAGGATGCAATTGCTCAGCTAGCTACTGATCAATCAGAAGCTTGTACTTCTGAAAACTCATAGTTAAACACTGAAACTGGAATCAAACTAATGAAAGTTAATTGCGTGCAGTTTTACATGTAATTCAGATTTCTTAAGCTTTgccataaatttattattaagaCTAATCTAGCAGGATATAGCTAATTAAGCAGTTgaatcattaacagaaagaccCATCAAAGATTATGAATCATTTCTGtgaagaaaggaaaacaacaaAACCTTATGGAATCCTAAAGGAATCACAAACTATTAGAATTTGAAAAGTCTAATTCTAACTCAGAAGCTAGTTTAGACGCAGTGATGTTTTACCTTTTATAAGGACTATCTCATTCTCGATCATATCTCTAATCAACCAAATTTcataagagaaagagaaagggaaAGTGTATATATGACATACCTTCTCTGGTTTTCCTATGATTGTAGAGACAGCGGTGGTGGCTTCAGAAAAGATGGAATCGGTGTCGACACCATCTAAGTTAATGTTGGTGTGGATGTAAAGACAAGGCATCTTTCTCTCAATCAATTGAGTTTCACTTCTTCAGCTTCTCCTTTAATATTGGGTCAGTTCCAGTACTATATATATCTtgtaaattataattatttattttgccTTTCAATGTTGGTGACCTCTATGAGCGTCTCCAATGCAAGatttttaattcttattttggagttaaaaactaagaattttactattggaggtgctgacatagactccttagttcttaaaaataagaactcagttcttatataaggagttttgctttttgagttcttagcttaaaatattaattatttatctctcatccaaattactttattactttatgggttttattttattactttatgaaaataaaaagtataaataatgtggttggtggaaccaaatgaatagtggtaaaaactaagaactaaaaactcatGATTGGAataaaattgcttgagagtttaatcacatgtggcaatacgggcctacatgaatagtgctaagaactaagaaataagaactagcattagaGATACCCTAATATGCATCACTTTTAGAGTGGTGTAAAttacaccactttttttaacctgttATAATAtgtcaacacattttttttaaacaaattaaatatataacaaattttttatgatgcttttaaaaaataataataatgtgttgacc
This portion of the Lotus japonicus ecotype B-129 chromosome 3, LjGifu_v1.2 genome encodes:
- the LOC130748961 gene encoding uncharacterized protein LOC130748961; protein product: MPCLYIHTNINLDGVDTDSIFSEATTAVSTIIGKPEKFVMVLLKGSVPISFECNKEPAAYAEIISMGGINSEVKKKLIYTIGTILQSKLSIPRTRFFLKVFDTTLFRNKSKL